A region of Pseudomonas putida DNA encodes the following proteins:
- the leuB gene encoding 3-isopropylmalate dehydrogenase translates to MSKQILILPGDGIGPEIMAEAVKVLELANDKFQLGFSLAHDVIGGAAIDKHGVPLADETLERARQADAVLLGAVGGPKWDKIERDIRPERGLLKIRSQLGLFANLRPAILYPQLADASSLKPEIVSGLDILIVRELTGGIYFGAPRGQRELEGGERQAYDTLPYSESEVRRIARVGFDMARVRGKKLCSVDKANVLASSQLWREVVEDVAKDYPDVELSHMYVDNAAMQLVRAPKQFDVVVTDNMFGDILSDEASMLTGSIGMLPSASLDANNKGMYEPCHGSAPDIAGKGIANPLATILSVSMMLRYSFNQHAAAEAIEQAVSLVLDQGLRTGDIWSAGCDKVGTQEMGDAVVAALRNL, encoded by the coding sequence ATGAGCAAGCAGATTCTGATTCTCCCAGGTGATGGCATCGGCCCCGAAATCATGGCCGAGGCGGTCAAGGTGCTGGAGCTGGCCAACGACAAGTTCCAGCTCGGCTTCAGCCTGGCGCACGATGTGATCGGTGGCGCGGCCATCGACAAGCACGGCGTGCCGCTGGCCGACGAGACCCTGGAACGTGCGCGTCAGGCCGATGCCGTACTGCTCGGCGCCGTGGGTGGCCCGAAATGGGACAAGATCGAGCGTGACATCCGCCCTGAGCGCGGCCTGCTGAAAATCCGCTCGCAACTGGGCCTGTTCGCCAACCTGCGCCCGGCCATCCTCTACCCGCAATTGGCCGATGCCTCCTCGCTCAAGCCAGAGATCGTCTCGGGCCTGGATATCCTCATCGTCCGCGAGCTGACCGGTGGTATCTATTTCGGTGCACCACGTGGCCAGCGTGAACTCGAAGGTGGCGAGCGCCAGGCCTACGACACACTGCCCTACAGCGAAAGCGAAGTGCGCCGCATCGCCCGCGTCGGTTTCGACATGGCCCGTGTGCGCGGCAAGAAGCTGTGCTCGGTGGACAAGGCCAACGTCCTGGCTTCCAGCCAGCTGTGGCGCGAAGTGGTCGAAGACGTGGCCAAGGACTACCCGGACGTCGAACTGAGCCACATGTACGTCGACAACGCCGCCATGCAGCTGGTGCGCGCGCCCAAGCAGTTCGACGTGGTCGTGACCGACAACATGTTTGGTGACATCCTGTCGGATGAAGCTTCCATGCTGACCGGTTCCATCGGCATGCTGCCTTCGGCGTCGCTGGATGCCAATAACAAGGGCATGTACGAGCCGTGCCACGGCTCGGCGCCGGACATCGCAGGCAAGGGCATCGCCAACCCGTTGGCGACCATCTTGTCGGTGTCGATGATGCTGCGTTACAGCTTCAACCAGCACGCTGCCGCCGAGGCCATCGAGCAAGCCGTTAGCCTGGTGCTGGACCAAGGGTTGCGCACCGGTGACATCTGGTCGGCTGGCTGCGACAAAGTAGGCACGCAGGAAATGGGCGACGCAGTAGTCGCAGCGCTGCGGAATCTGTAA
- a CDS encoding class I SAM-dependent methyltransferase, translating to MTSTTHTDVVQRQFGEQASAYLSSAVHAQGTEFALLQAELAGKAEARVLDLGCGAGHVSFHVAPLVAEVVAYDLSQSMLDVVASAAAERGLGNITTQRGAAERLPFADASFDFVFSRYSAHHWSDLGLALREVRRVLKPGGVAAFIDVMSPGSPLLDTYLQTVEVLRDTSHVRDYSAAEWQRQVSEAGLHVRSHTRQPLRLEFGTWVERMRTPEPMRVAIRQLQQAMGEEVRQYYQIEADGSFSTDVLVLWAER from the coding sequence ATGACCAGCACCACCCACACCGACGTGGTCCAACGCCAGTTCGGCGAACAGGCCAGCGCCTACCTCAGCAGCGCCGTACACGCCCAAGGCACCGAGTTCGCCCTGCTGCAAGCCGAACTGGCAGGCAAGGCCGAGGCCCGCGTGCTGGACCTGGGCTGTGGTGCCGGTCACGTCAGTTTCCACGTTGCGCCACTGGTTGCCGAAGTGGTCGCCTACGACCTGTCGCAATCCATGCTCGATGTGGTTGCCAGCGCCGCCGCCGAGCGCGGCCTGGGCAATATCACCACGCAACGCGGCGCCGCCGAACGCCTGCCTTTCGCCGACGCCTCGTTCGACTTCGTCTTCAGCCGCTACTCGGCGCACCACTGGAGCGACCTGGGCCTGGCCCTGCGCGAAGTGCGCCGCGTACTGAAGCCGGGTGGGGTGGCGGCCTTCATCGATGTCATGTCGCCGGGCAGCCCGTTGCTCGACACCTACCTGCAAACCGTCGAGGTGCTGCGCGACACGAGCCACGTGCGTGACTATTCTGCCGCCGAATGGCAGCGCCAGGTCAGCGAAGCCGGCCTGCATGTGCGCAGCCACACCCGGCAGCCGCTGCGCCTGGAGTTTGGCACCTGGGTCGAGCGTATGCGTACCCCCGAACCGATGCGCGTGGCCATTCGCCAATTGCAGCAAGCCATGGGCGAGGAAGTGCGGCAGTATTACCAGATTGAAGCCGATGGTTCGTTCAGCACCGATGTGTTGGTACTGTGGGCCGAGCGCTGA
- the leuD gene encoding 3-isopropylmalate dehydratase small subunit codes for MKAFTQHTGLVAPLDRANVDTDQIIPKQFLKSIKRTGFGPNLFDEWRYLDVGQPYQDNSKRPLNQEFVLNHARYQGASVLLARENFGCGSSREHAPWALDEYGFRSVIAPSFADIFFNNSFKNGLLPIILSDEEVDELFKQVEANPGYQLTIDLQAQAVTRPDGKVLHFEIDAFRKHCLLNGLDDIGLTLQDSDSIKAFEGKHRASQPWLFRDA; via the coding sequence ATGAAAGCCTTTACCCAGCACACTGGCCTTGTCGCGCCATTGGACCGTGCCAACGTCGACACCGACCAGATCATTCCCAAGCAGTTTCTCAAGTCGATCAAGCGTACCGGCTTTGGCCCCAACCTGTTCGACGAGTGGCGCTACCTGGACGTGGGCCAGCCCTACCAGGACAACAGCAAGCGCCCGCTGAACCAGGAGTTCGTGCTCAACCACGCGCGCTACCAGGGTGCCAGCGTGTTGCTGGCGCGAGAGAACTTCGGTTGCGGTTCGAGCCGCGAGCACGCGCCATGGGCGCTGGACGAATACGGCTTCCGCAGCGTGATCGCGCCAAGCTTTGCCGACATTTTCTTCAACAACAGCTTCAAGAACGGCTTGCTGCCGATCATCCTGAGCGATGAAGAAGTCGACGAATTGTTCAAGCAGGTCGAAGCCAACCCTGGCTATCAGCTGACCATCGACCTGCAAGCGCAGGCCGTTACCCGTCCTGATGGCAAGGTGCTGCACTTCGAGATCGACGCGTTTCGCAAGCACTGCCTGCTCAACGGCCTCGACGACATCGGCCTGACCTTGCAGGACAGCGATTCGATCAAAGCCTTCGAAGGCAAGCACCGCGCCAGCCAGCCTTGGCTGTTTCGCGACGCCTGA